The genomic region GTAATTTTTTGACCAGCCTGAATTAATTCGGTTCTTAAAAAATCCGTAAGAATTGAAGCCTCATAAGAATGTGTGGCATTATTAGGGTTAGATATTATACCATTTTGGCAATTAAGGTCTATGTTATAACCCTGGGAAGAAGCTTTCTGGAAAAGAGAATGATTTTGAAGAAATTTATTAAATTTTAGTCCGTGGGATTCACTAAGATTAAATGCCTTTAAGGACAACTGGTTCCGGTTGCGCAAGAGATACTCAATCTCATCGGCATTAAGATAAATACCCAGACTAAATTGCGAACGTATTTTATTAAAAATGGTACTTTTTCCGGAGCCATTAGGGCCTGCAAACATTCGCAATCTTTTGCTGGCCATAATAAATTAAGGTATGGTAATTGTCTTTCCTTTTTGTACTGACTTTCGAGGTGCTAAGGTTTGAATAACTTCAAAACTTCCATCCTTTTGTTTGCGAATCACTTTACCATCTTCTACTTCGATAATACTCTCTGAAATCGCTACAGCCTTATGATAAGCCTCATTTGTAGCACTAGCAGCAATCGCTCCTATAAAGGAAAGATCTCTATCATCTTCCAACACTTTAAATCTCCTATTTTTTACGCCAGGTTTTAAAGCTGCCTTTCTTAATTTGTATTTTCTATTATTTTCCATTTGCACTAAGAAACTAAGTTATAAACTTACTATTTTTCGGGGATTTATGCAAACAAACTACTTTTGTAAGCTAAAAATTCTAGTGATTTAGATTAGAAGGGATTTACTAGCTTAAGCACTTTTTCTCTGGTTTCTAAAAATTACACTTTTTACACAATACCCGTTTTTTCCGATGAACCGACTTAAGTTGGCAGTAGTTTTTTATCTCATAATTGATGGTGTGTAATCAACCTTTTCAAGGTCAAATTCCCAGTATTTTCCAAAATTTTCTTTTTTTTCGGTCAAATTTCTTAGTAAATCTCTAAATAACTTTTTTTCTTCTTTATTTCTTTCTAATTCACTTGGTAAATCCGTCATTACGAATTGTTGATATCCCTTTTTAGTGATTTTTATTTCATCTAAATGAAATGTATTTAGCATAGCTTATAAGAATCTATATCTTCCATTTCGAGTATCATAGTCATCTGAACTTACTATTACTTGTCCATTCTGTTTTCGAAAAAAGTTAAGTTTCATCGGTTTCCCATATGATAATCTAGAATTCCAAATGTTGAAGGTTTTTCTGAAGAATGATTAAATTCGCTTAATAAATAATCACATTCTTGATCTGGACTTGCAACAAAAAACTGGACAAATAGTTGAATGACTACGCTGCTAGTTTAAGGTTATACATGTCTAATTCAAATTCTCTTATAGTTCTATTTCCTAAAAAGGAATGTCTTCTTCTATTATTATACCAAGTTTCTATCCATCCAAAGATGGATAACTCCGCTTCAGATCTCAACTTATAATTGTGCCTATAAACCCATTCTACCTTTAATGATTTAAAGAACGATTCAGCAATGGCATTATCCCAGCAATTACCTTTTCTGCTCATAGATTGGTTTACTAAGCCATTGTAACTTTTAATTAATGAGGTAAACTTATGGCTGGCATATTGTATACCTCGGTCGGAATGAAAAATTAAAGACTGGGTTAAAGTAGTTTTCTTTATAGCCATATGCCAAGCCTTAATAATA from Zunongwangia profunda SM-A87 harbors:
- a CDS encoding zeta toxin family protein yields the protein MASKRLRMFAGPNGSGKSTIFNKIRSQFSLGIYLNADEIEYLLRNRNQLSLKAFNLSESHGLKFNKFLQNHSLFQKASSQGYNIDLNCQNGIISNPNNATHSYEASILTDFLRTELIQAGQKITFETVMSHPSKIETLKKAKELGYKNYLYFICTENVEINKARVEERVKSGGHNVPPEKTEQRYYRSLELLPEAIENSYRSFIFDNSENTSKLILDVYQGKKVTFQTEEVPLWVDKYFLNL